The Naumovozyma dairenensis CBS 421 chromosome 1, complete genome genome includes a region encoding these proteins:
- the NDAI0A08340 gene encoding uncharacterized protein (similar to Saccharomyces cerevisiae PAN1 (YIR006C); ancestral locus Anc_7.160) produces MYNPYQQGTGYQQPTGYYSQQQQVQQQQQQQQQQQQQQQQQQQPQYQQQYQQLQPQFQQQQPQPQPPVQYAGYGAGANVTQTGVYNNPNQSSAVPSSNTLAGNNQYQQNNANYTGLHSNINNQGYVQNTNLSTSQIPTMNQHLQPQGTGFYGSSNSAASMPNIMQQPQLQPIQNQMTGSYTSNMQQSQIQPVQNQVTGGFGANIQMSQQPQPIQNQLTGSFNSNIQSQAQPQVVKPLLPQQTGYYMQTSQIPLEPLKPTATGFINSFANNGVNNELKIPTMRLSFITAVDQAKFETLFRSMVKPGSNTISGADCRTILMKSGLQPKQLAKIWALCDTSKAGKLLFPEFALAMHLINDVLQGDSIPYELDTRTKNEVSSFIDIINSNVAFTSSQTKTPFDELMMTQGVMNLQPQPTGSIPTTSFGMPLQTQITGGGGAGMLNPQSTGFMPQTSFGMPMQTTGGRLMAQNTGMLQPQNTGMIPQTSFGMPLQNQMTGGAATIPQLSFNQAPQQPLQQFNVGLQQQRTGYLPPSNFTTSMPLTAQKTGFGNNEIYSQSNFTNKLNQVSTEDAISDQEKSLFYKIFETYDTEKRGHLVSSTAVEIFRKSGLNRSDLEHIWNLCDVNNSGTLTKQEFALGMHLVYRKLNGNELPNRLPPSLVPSSTQILNNVRDQLKSDHENDSLPSTRMNGLSYRNNDEEETLPSFRNRRTVYSTESPDQQSPAQAKQEFVVPKTEPKPSPPKEAKPIKSSYASKVAPAPSTEKLSASENMDRINSTQEEIKSLIEGTTLANASIPKDLRNRFETLVNELPSLFEQISQIDNDISAAKIQLFKLKNPPSIIGTGPNGEITDSDRQKAKSRALLKSRMAALTGKPVEPVADETEVYQEELSKIKNESEANKEIINDIRDSISDLSASLKSNITGRTVDTSSRDFEKWEFGIGVEDEVRNFIYKLNTGAITLENSQSTSTAPVPGAIQDVEARANRLKEQAQKKMKERLAKFGLAKRDRSSRSRSRSGSEAASNVATQPPINENNGPVAATPSKYSTPFENEDAVKASKDIDESDGDDEEEEEKRLMEELNKLKSKKKAEKEKRLAELRQQIEHENKQTIEHPVAAPQQVTELASETNDYGHDTIAAQASTASTDNLVMNKSQPVPVQAAAQVTTEPKKMNPFFKSEPTSTTSSFDLKAAEQQRRIQRGLEEDSDDGWSDSDDDGAKEANKPTSHAVLPVPVAPSITPTMSSSIPLVPPVVDAATTNAPIPIAPPLPLVAAEETNVPVQTGNNFVPPPPPLPNMGDTSPSGAPVPLAPPIPQPQLDQTVEKPTLMAPPLPQVTPAVADGNTSSNFVPPPPPLPNMDGSTTPAQPATEESHDLDNEDSDVLSIPESVDSVDNEGENAAEVPPSVIPPPPPLPF; encoded by the coding sequence ATGTACAATCCTTACCAACAAGGTACAGGTTACCAACAACCTACTGGGTATTATAgccaacaacaacaggttcaacaacaacaacaacagcaacaacaacagcaacagcagcagcaacagcagcagcaaccTCAATATCAGCAGCAATACCAGCAATTACAGCCACAGTTCCAACAACAGCAACCACAGCCGCAACCACCAGTCCAATATGCAGGTTATGGAGCCGGAGCAAATGTAACTCAAACTGGTGTATATAATAATCCCAACCAAAGCTCTGCTGTGCCAAGCAGCAACACATTGGCTGGAAATAATCAATACCAACAAAACAATGCCAATTACACAGGGCTTCACTCAAATATCAACAATCAAGGATATGTTCAAAATACCAATTTATCTACCTCTCAAATTCCAACCATGAATCAACACTTACAACCACAAGGTACTGGGTTTTATGGAAGTTCCAATAGTGCTGCGTCAATGCCAAATATCATGCAACAACCTCAATTACAACCAATCCAAAATCAAATGACCGGCAGCTACACTTCCAATATGCAACAATCTCAAATCCAACCAGTTCAAAATCAAGTAACTGGTGGGTTTGGTGCCAATATACAAATGTCGCAACAGCCTCAACcaattcaaaatcaacTAACAGGAAGCTTCAATTCTAACATTCAAAGCCAAGCGCAACCACAAGTAGTAAAACCACTATTACCTCAACAAACTGGTTATTATATGCAAACATCTCAAATCCCATTAGAACCTTTGAAACCGACTGCTACAGGTTTTATCAATTCATTTGCCAATAATGGTGTTAATAATGAACTTAAAATACCAACAATGAGATTATCCTTCATTACTGCCGTAGACCAAGCTAAATTTGAAACCTTGTTTAGATCCATGGTCAAACCTGGTTCTAATACCATCTCAGGTGCAGATTGTAGAACAATCTTAATGAAGTCCGGCTTGCAACCAAAACAACTGGCCAAAATTTGGGCTCTATGTGACACCAGTAAAGCTgggaaattattatttcctGAGTTTGCATTAGCCATGCATTTGATTAATGACGTTTTACAAGGTGATTCCATACCATACGAATTAGATACTCGAACTAAAAATGAAGTTTCCAGTTTTATCGACATCATTAATTCAAACGTAGCTTTTACCAGTTCTCAAACGAAGACTCCATTTGATGAGTTAATGATGACTCAAGGCGTAATGAATTTACAACCTCAACCTACAGGATCAATCCCCACAACAAGTTTTGGTATGCCATTACAAACTCAAATCActggtggtggtggtgctGGTATGTTGAATCCTCAATCTACTGGGTTCATGCCTCAAACCAGTTTCGGTATGCCAATGCAAACTACTGGTGGTCGCTTAATGGCTCAAAACACAGGGATGTTACAACCTCAAAACACAGGTATGATTCCTCAAACGTCATTTGGAATGCCACtacaaaatcaaatgaCTGGTGGTGCCGCCACAATACCACAGTTGTCGTTCAATCAAGCCCCACAACAACCATTACAACAATTTAACGTTGGATTACAACAGCAAAGAACTGGATACTTGCCACCTTCCAATTTCACAACTTCTATGCCATTGACCGCTCAAAAGACTGGGTTCGGTAATAATGAGATATATTCTCAATCTAACTTCACAAATAAGTTAAATCAAGTTAGTACTGAAGATGCAATCAGTGatcaagaaaaatcattattttataaGATTTTTGAAACCTATGATACTGAAAAACGTGGTCATTTAGTCTCATCTACCGCTGTCGAAATCTTTAGAAAATCTGGGTTGAATAGAAGCGATTTGGAACATATTTGGAATCTATGTGACGTCAATAACTCAGGAACATTAACAAAGCAAGAATTTGCATTAGGTATGCATCTAGTCTATAGGAAACTAAACGGTAATGAATTACCAAATAGGTTACCTCCTAGCTTGGTTCCTTCTAGTACTCAGATCTTGAACAATGTTAGGGATCAATTGAAGTCAGACCATGAAAATGATTCTTTACCTTCTACAAGAATGAATGGATTAAGTTACagaaataatgatgaagaagagaCTTTACCAAGTTTCAGAAATCGTAGAACTGTTTACTCAACGGAATCTCCTGATCAACAATCGCCAGCACAAGCAAAACAAGAATTCGTTGTTCCCAAAACAGAACCAAAACCATCTCCACCTAAGGAGGCAAAACCTATCAAATCATCTTATGCTTCTAAGGTAGCTCCAGCACCATctactgaaaaattatcagCTTCAGAGAACATGGACCGTATCAATTCCACACAAGAGGAAATTAAATCGTTAATTGAAGGAACAACATTAGCCAACGCATCAATTCCAAAAGATCTAAGAAACAGATTTGAAACATTAGTGAACGAATTACCATCGCTATTTGAACAAATTTCTCAAATTGACAACGACATCAGTGCCGCCAAGATTCAATTgtttaaattgaaaaatccGCCATCTATAATTGGGACAGGACCAAATGGTGAAATTACAGATAGCGATAGACAAAAAGCTAAGAGTAGAGCATTATTGAAATCCAGAATGGCGGCTTTGACTGGTAAACCTGTGGAACCGGTTGCTGATGAAACTGAAGTTTATCAAGAGGAATTATCCAAGATTAAAAACGAAAGTGAAGctaataaagaaattattaacgATATTAGAGATTCTATATCTGATCTTTCCGcttcattgaaatcaaaCATTACTGGTCGCACAGTGGACACTTCTTCAAgagattttgaaaaatgggaaTTCGGTATCGGTGTTGAGGATGAGGTTCGTAATTTCATCTACAAGTTGAATACAGGCGCAATTACATTAGAGAACTCACAATCTACTAGTACTGCTCCAGTTCCAGGGGCAATTCAAGATGTTGAAGCAAGAGCTAATCGCTTAAAGGAGCAAGcccaaaagaaaatgaaagaaagaTTAGCCAAATTCGGTTTAGCTAAGAGAGATAGATCATCAAGATCGAGATCAAGATCAGGAAGTGAAGCAGCCTCTAATGTCGCTACTCAGCCACCTATCAATGAGAATAACGGTCCAGTTGCTGCAACCCCTTCGAAGTATTCAACTCCATTCGAAAATGAAGATGCTGTTAAAGCTTCTAAGGACATTGATGAAAgtgatggtgatgatgaagaagaagaagaaaaacgCTTAATggaagaattaaataaattgaaatcaaagaaaaaggcagagaaagaaaaaagattaGCTGAATTACGTCAACAGATTGAACATGAAAATAAGCAAACAATTGAACATCCTGTTGCAGCACCGCAGCAAGTAACTGAACTGGCATCTGAAACAAATGATTATGGACATGACACAATAGCAGCTCAAGCGTCAACAGCTAGTACTGATAATCTAGTTATGAACAAGAGCCAACCAGTTCCTGTTCAAGCTGCTGCACAAGTTACCACAGAACCTAAGAAAATGAacccatttttcaaatcagaACCTACTTCAACTACTTCAtcttttgatttgaaaGCTGCTGAACAACAACGTAGAATCCAAAGAGGATTGGAAGAAGATTCTGACGATGGTTGGTCAGATTCTGATGACGATGGTGCTAAAGAAGCTAATAAACCAACTTCACATGCTGTACTTCCTGTTCCTGTAGCTCCATCAATAACGCCTACTATGAGTTCTTCAATTCCGTTGGTACCTCCGGTAGTCGATGCTGCAACAACTAACGCACCCATTCCGATAGCACCTCCATTACCACTTGTGGCAGcagaagaaacaaatgtGCCAGTTCAAACAGGAAACAACTTTGTTCCACCTCCTCCACCTTTACCAAACATGGGAGATACATCCCCCTCAGGAGCACCTGTTCCATTAGCTCCACCAATCCCACAACCCCAATTGGACCAAACTGTTGAGAAACCAACGCTTATGGCCCCACCCCTACCACAGGTTACTCCTGCTGTTGCAGATGGTAATACCTCTTCTAACTTCGttccaccaccaccaccttTACCAAATATGGACGGATCAACAACACCGGCCCAACCTGCTACTGAGGAAAGCCATGACttagataatgaagattcaGATGTTCTGTCAATTCCTGAATCTGTTGATTCAGTCGATAATGAGGGAGAAAATGCTGCAGAAGTTCCTCCATCAGTTATTCCACCACCTCCACCACTAccattttaa